The Parvularcula marina DNA segment CCGATCCGGCAGCGCACGCAACCGATCATGACATGATCTATAGGGCGAGCCTGCAATGGCTCGGCGGCCTGGTCACACTTGCAACGGCAGGGGCCGTGTTCGTCCGGCCAGAATTCACAGGTGTCGCGCCGCTTGTACCGCCATTCTCTCGCGGGGAGAGCGGATCATTCATTCGCGCGTTTGACCGGGCCGTCTGGACCTTCCTGCCGGTCTATGCCTGCATCACGGCGGCAGGGTTTCTCTGCTTTCTTTTTGCCGAAGTGCCGATTGTCGATGCAGCGACTATGGCGATGTCCTTCCTGTCGACCGGCGGGTTCGTGCCGGCGGCAGGGGGCATACTGAGCTATTCGCCAGCTGCGATCTCAATTGCCATGATCCTGATGTGCTTCGGCGCCGTCAATTTTATCGTTATTTCAGGTCTGGTCCTGTCACGCAGCAGCCGGATGCGATCAACGCAGGATGAAGAAACAGCCGCCTTCATCATCCTCCTGCCGCTCATGACGCTGCTCTACTGGCTCTCTGCAGGGGCTGGAGACCTCGATCTGCTGATCCCGCAATTCTACAATGCCGTCTCCATTCTCTCGACCAATGGTCAGATCATCGGAGAAAGCCCGGCGCTTCTGCCCGTGTTGGTGACGGCGGTCATCGGGGGAGCTGCTGTCTCAACCGCTGGCGGGGTAAAGTTGATGCGATGGCTCGTCACTATCCGGCGAACGGGGCAGGAGCTCTGGAAGCTGACCCATCCGGGCGGCGTTCTGGGCAAGCAGCCGCATGTCAACGAGCTCGGGATCTGGATCCATGCGCTCGCATTCACCATGCTTCTGGCGCTCATCGTCCTCCTGACGGCATTTTTCGGGCATCCTCTTGAGACGAGCGCAACCGCGGCAGTGGCTGTCGTTGCCAATGCGGGGCCTCTGATCGATCTCGCCCCTCAAATGACGGCGGACTATGCAAGGTTCGAAGCGCCTTTACGCGGTTTTCTGGGGCTCGCCATGATTGCCGGCCGGCTGGAGCTGGTGGTGTTCATGGTCATGCTCAGCCGCCGTTTTTGGCTTGGCTGACCGTCAGATTTGCCTATTTATGCATTGGAGAAATCCCCAAGCGGCTAATGCGTCTCGACAAATTCAATGTTGCGGTGCAAAAGAGCTTGAACTGAATTGATGATTTGAACGGCACAATGAACGATAAAAAACAAAATCTTCAGGACGTTTTCCTGAACCAGGCACGCAAGTCCAAAGCATATGTGACGGTATTTCTCGTGAATGGCGTCAAGCTGCAGGGGATTATCACCTGGTTTGACAACTTCTGCCTGCTTCTCAAGCGGGACGGGCAGGTGCAGCTTGTTTACAAACATGCCGTGTCAACGATCATGCCATCAGGTCCGATCGATCTGCGACTGGGTGAAGAGGACGACGAGGAGTACTGATTTTGGGTCCAGAAGACAGCGAAGCTTACGAACACGCGTCTCTTGACCATGCGATTGTCCTCCACCCGCACCTGTTCCGTGAACAGAATGGATTGCGAAGCGCCGAAGAGCGCCTTGAAGAAGCTGTCGGCCTGACGGCCGCCATCAAGCTGACCATCACCGATGCGCAGATCGTGACTCTTTCCGAGGCGCGCCCCGCAACGCTGATTGGACGAGGCAAAGTCGAAGAGATCCGTACCGCGCTCGATATGACGGAGCCACGGCCGGGGCTTGTCATCGTCAATGCGAATCTGACGCCGGTGCAGCACCGGAACCTCGAGAATGAATGGAAGGCGAAGGTCCTCGACCGGACAGCGCTGATCCTGGAGATCTTTGGTGCACGCGCTCAGACCAAGGAAGGCCGCCTGCAGGTCGCGCTTGCGCATTTGAATTACCAGCGCTCGCGTCTGGTCCGCTCCTGGACTCACCTTGAACGCCAGCGCGGGGGGGCCGGGTTCCTTGGTGGTCCGGGTGAACGCCAGATCGAGGCTGACCGCCGGATCCTTGCTGACAAGATCGACCGGCTGAAAGCCCAGATCGAGCAGGTGCGCCGTACACGGACCCTCCAGCGCGCCAAACGCAAGAAAGCGCCGCATCCGGTGATCGCGCTGGTCGGCTATACCAATGCCGGCAAATCAACCCTCTTCAACCGGATGACCGGGGCGGGGGTGATGGCGGAGGATCTACTCTTTGCCACCCTCGATCCGACCATGCGGGCCGTCGATCTGCCCGGTGTCGGGCGGGTGATCCTGTCCGATACGGTGGGGTTCATCTCCGACCTGCCGACCGATCTTGTGGCCGCCTTCCGGGCGACGCTCGAGGAAGTTCTGGAAGCCGACATTATTCTGCATGTGCGGGATATTGCGCATCCTGAAAGTGACGCGCAGCGGCATGATGTGATTTCCGTTCTCGGCAATATCGGTATCGAGGAAGATGATCTGGAGCGGCAGGTCATCGAGGTCTGGAACAAGATCGACCTACTTGATGAAGAAGACTGCTCGACCGCGATGTCGGTCTCGAAGCTTCGCAGCGAAGGCGCCGAGGGCAGCCTTGAAGACCCGATCATCGTAGCGGTGAGTGCCTTTGAGGGGATCAATCTCAGCGCGTTGTTTGCCGCCATCGATGAACGTCTTACACGCGAATTCAATCATTATACGGTGGTTCTGGGGCCAGAAGATGGCGCAGCTGAAGCCTGGCTGCACCAGAATGGCGATATCCAGACGATAGAGCCAGCAGACCAGCAGGGCGGGCGCCTGATCTCCGTTCGCCTTGGGGAAAAGGGCGCGGGGCAATTCCAGTCAAAATTCAGCCTTGTTCTGAATCAAGATGGTCTGGACGCGCAGCCCCTCAAGGATACATCGATCGCATGAAAAATCTTCTCTCTGCCATATTGATGTTTAGCGTCAGTATGGGGATGGCGACGGCAGAAGAACCGGCGAATGCAGGGGCGGATGTTCATCTTTTCTATTTCCATGGCCGGATCGTTGAGGATGGCTTGCCTGCCATTCACCCGACATTCGGAGAGTATCAGTTCAAGGATATCGTAACCGCGCTGGATCGTCCGGGGATAAGTCTTCACGCCAAACAGCGGGGACCGGACGCAGATGTCGAAGCCGAGGCCATGGAAGCAGTCGCGGCGATCAACGCGCTCGTCGCTGACGGCGTGCCGGCGGATCACATCGCGATTGTGGGGGCGTCCAAGGGCTCTCTGATTGCTTCCCGCGTGTCACATGAG contains these protein-coding regions:
- a CDS encoding potassium transporter TrkG, with amino-acid sequence MIVPWVLAWSHAGESPAGYLLGIFISLSLGGLFLAVGLGYTRKPIVRSGMRELFLALLIFWGGIPFLAAIPFVIGGMPIHDGWFEAVSALTTTGGWLSDPAAHATDHDMIYRASLQWLGGLVTLATAGAVFVRPEFTGVAPLVPPFSRGESGSFIRAFDRAVWTFLPVYACITAAGFLCFLFAEVPIVDAATMAMSFLSTGGFVPAAGGILSYSPAAISIAMILMCFGAVNFIVISGLVLSRSSRMRSTQDEETAAFIILLPLMTLLYWLSAGAGDLDLLIPQFYNAVSILSTNGQIIGESPALLPVLVTAVIGGAAVSTAGGVKLMRWLVTIRRTGQELWKLTHPGGVLGKQPHVNELGIWIHALAFTMLLALIVLLTAFFGHPLETSATAAVAVVANAGPLIDLAPQMTADYARFEAPLRGFLGLAMIAGRLELVVFMVMLSRRFWLG
- the hfq gene encoding RNA chaperone Hfq; this encodes MNDKKQNLQDVFLNQARKSKAYVTVFLVNGVKLQGIITWFDNFCLLLKRDGQVQLVYKHAVSTIMPSGPIDLRLGEEDDEEY
- the hflX gene encoding GTPase HflX; this translates as MGPEDSEAYEHASLDHAIVLHPHLFREQNGLRSAEERLEEAVGLTAAIKLTITDAQIVTLSEARPATLIGRGKVEEIRTALDMTEPRPGLVIVNANLTPVQHRNLENEWKAKVLDRTALILEIFGARAQTKEGRLQVALAHLNYQRSRLVRSWTHLERQRGGAGFLGGPGERQIEADRRILADKIDRLKAQIEQVRRTRTLQRAKRKKAPHPVIALVGYTNAGKSTLFNRMTGAGVMAEDLLFATLDPTMRAVDLPGVGRVILSDTVGFISDLPTDLVAAFRATLEEVLEADIILHVRDIAHPESDAQRHDVISVLGNIGIEEDDLERQVIEVWNKIDLLDEEDCSTAMSVSKLRSEGAEGSLEDPIIVAVSAFEGINLSALFAAIDERLTREFNHYTVVLGPEDGAAEAWLHQNGDIQTIEPADQQGGRLISVRLGEKGAGQFQSKFSLVLNQDGLDAQPLKDTSIA